The proteins below are encoded in one region of Silene latifolia isolate original U9 population chromosome 2, ASM4854445v1, whole genome shotgun sequence:
- the LOC141633330 gene encoding uncharacterized protein LOC141633330: MKIFSWNCRGLGGTDTPIIPYISWSVRYYDTSIVFLQETKCSVADGVCKTSPLNLPHFCGTDSVGTSGGLLLLWDDRSDILPLVTDPHFILCKVVNRGSNSVWFALFLYGESCTASRANFWNNMKALCSAYSPLCMIGDFNQLEHHFDKLGGSSNIAGWKAFLDWRISTPLSELPFSGPQFTWANKRNSSSLILERLDRCYASENWILSFPDAHVQNLNIFLSDHAPIVLSTTIPCKKPKRPYRVDNWCLDNPEIHWLISSIWNTSCQGPASSAVSFKLSQIRSGILKWVLQNRHRFMIDWSSISHDLSASASLVHDSSSGLNYINNTNSMEHEVHIQHSFWKQRAKSDFQFNDGIPTSYFFSRSKSRQKRLRLISLKNDMGNWTSSDLELSQLVMSHFASLYSSSNQTLSFSALEDLSIPHLDGFQQDFLSQPFTSKDVEKAFFSIKPNKSPGPDGFPPRFYQLYWKVIKDDISTTVPFFF, from the coding sequence ATGAAGATTTTCTCTTGGAATTGTAGGGGTTTGGGAGGTACGGACACCCCTATAATTCCGTATATAAGTTGGTCCGTACGCTACTATGATACTTCTATAGTTTTCCTTCAAGAAACAAAATGTTCTGTAGCGGATGGTGTTTGTAAAACTAGTCCTCTCAACTTACCTCATTTTTGTGGTACTGACTCTGTTGGTACTAGTGGTGGGTTACTGTTACTTTGGGATGACAGATCCGATATTTTGCCTCTTGTAACGGATCCACATTTCATCCTTTGTAAAGTAGTAAATCGTGGTTCCAATAGTGTATGGTTTGCTCTCTTTCTGTATGGCGAGTCATGTACTGCGTCTAGAGCTAATTTTTGGAATAATATGAAAGCTCTTTGTTCGGCTTATTCTCCACTTTGTATGATTGGTGATTTCAATCAACTTGAACATCATTTTGACAAACTAGGAGGCTCTTCCAACATTGCTGGATGGAAGGCTTTTTTAGACTGGAGAATCTCAACTCCTCTCTCCGAGCTCCCTTTTTCAGGCCCTCAGTTTACTTGGGCTAATAAGAGAAACTCTTCAAGTCTAATTTTGGAACGTCTGGACCGATGTTATGCATCTGAGAACTGGATTCTTTCTTTTCCAGATGCTCATGTTCAGAATCTCAATATATTTCTATCAGATCATGCCCCAATTGTTCTATCTACAACAATCCCCTGCAAGAAACCAAAGCGTCCCTACCGAGTGGATAATTGGTGTCTGGATAATCCGGAAATTCATTGGCTTATTTCTTCAATTTGGAATACTTCATGTCAAGGTCCTGCTTCGTCAGCCGTCTCTTTCAAACTTAGCCAAATCCGCTCTGGAATTCTTAAATGGGTTCTTCAAAATCGTCACAGATTTATGATTGACTGGAGCTCTATATCTCACGATTTATCAGCATCTGCTTCACTTGTCCATGATAGCTCCTCGGGTTTGAACTATATTAATAATACAAATTCTATGGAGCATGAAGTCCATATCCAACACTCCTTCTGGAAGCAACGTGCAAAATCTGATTTTCAGTTCAATGACGGCATACCAACTTCTTATTTTTTTAGTAGATCAAAATCTCGACAGAAGCGTCTTCGGCTCATTTCTTTAAAGAATGATATGGGGAACTGGACTTCCTCTGATTTGGAACTTTCTCAGTTGGTTATGTCGCATTTTGCAAGCTTATACAGCTCATCTAATCAAACTCTCTCCTTCTCAGCCCTTGAAGACTTGTCTATTCCTCATTTGGATGGCTTTCAGCAAGATTTTCTTTCTCAACCCTTTACTTCTAAAGATGTTGAAAAGGCTTTTTTCTCAATAAAGCCGAATAAATCACCTGGACCTGATGGTTTTCCACCCCGTTTTTATCAACTTTATTGGAAGGTTATTAAGGATGATATTTCTACTACTGtccctttctttttttaa